AAAACCAAACAAAAAAACAGTGCAAAAAATTAATCCCGGTATTTTTGAAATATCTCAAGCAATTAAACGAATCAGCAATAGATAGGTTGGTTACATTAGGTAACACGTTAAATTCATGGGAAGAAGAGGTCGTGAGAATGTGGCGGTTTAGCAAGTCCAATGGCATTACAGAAGGATTTCATACTAAAATGGAAATGCTATCAAGAAGGGCTTACGGTTTTAGAAACTTTGAAAATTACAGATTGTGGGTTAAAATACTATGTCGTTAATATCTGGATTCCCCCATCTTCGGAGTAGAGCCGGGTTTCCAACATCTGTGTTACTGGAGCTCCCGGGCGGAATTGAACCGCCGACCCCATCCTTACC
The DNA window shown above is from Candidatus Margulisiibacteriota bacterium and carries:
- a CDS encoding ISL3 family transposase produces the protein NQTKKQCKKLIPVFLKYLKQLNESAIDRLVTLGNTLNSWEEEVVRMWRFSKSNGITEGFHTKMEMLSRRAYGFRNFENYRLWVKILCR